The proteins below come from a single Zea mays cultivar B73 chromosome 8, Zm-B73-REFERENCE-NAM-5.0, whole genome shotgun sequence genomic window:
- the LOC100216846 gene encoding uncharacterized protein LOC100216846 has translation MEFAQLPAPVTRARRPAPWMLALLAAILLGQRIPSLLSLSIPCSLAADSLYLPWTPAAPLVPASARRGVYARAAPLLAATSSPFLQPGFCFSSAPASRASPSGRLRSQRRAHCSLGLGRDLAVVRQLQRLCSSLRARSIPRSALSCSQVRCPAELDPYRAHLSWCPWPRPASCSTHSRSSFRLPSLVVVSSCWTTSLPWSRVVPCSARIVAPSIPLEPLRVRRCPLARLCLVRVLLAFASRA, from the coding sequence ATGGAGTTCGCCCAGCTCCCTGCTCCGGTGACTAGGGCTCGGCGTCCGGCTCCCTGGATGCTTGCCCTGCTCGCCGCCATCCTGCTCGGCCAGCGCATCCCTTCTCTGCTCTCTCTCTCTATTCCCTGCTCACTGGCAGCCGACTCCCTCTACCTCCCATGGACGCCAGCCGCGCCCCTGGTTCCTGCCTCTGCTCGCCGTGGAGTCTACGCGCGCGCTGCTCCCCTATTGGCCGCGACGAGCTCGCCCTTTCTTCAGCCCGGTTTCTGTTTCTCATCTGCTCCTGCGTCGCGCGCGAGTCCCTCTGGCCGTCTTCGCTCCCAGCGCCGCGCACACTGCTCCTTGGGGCTCGGCCGCGACCTCGCCGTCGTTCGGCAGCTCCAGCGCCTCTGTTCTTCCCTGCGCGCGCGTTCCATCCCGCGCTCGGCGCTTTCCTGCTCCCAAGTCCGGTGCCCTGCCGAGCTTGACCCTTACCGTGCGCATCTCAGCTGGTGCCCATGGCCGCGCCCGGCTTCTTGCTCCACCCATAGTCGAAGCTCCTTCCGGTTGCCGtcgctcgtcgtcgtctcttCGTGCTGGACGACTAGTTTGCCGTGGTCGCGCGTAGTTCCCTGCTCGGCCAGGATAGTCGCACCGTCGATTCCGCTTGAGCCCCTTCGCGTTCGTCGATGCCCCCTGGCTCGACTCTGCCTAGTTCGCGTCCTGCTCGCCTTTGCGTCGCGCGCGTAG